The Salvia miltiorrhiza cultivar Shanhuang (shh) chromosome 1, IMPLAD_Smil_shh, whole genome shotgun sequence genome has a window encoding:
- the LOC131005728 gene encoding clathrin heavy chain 2: MAAANAPITMKEALTLTSIGINPQFITFTNVTMESDKYICVRETAPQNSVVIVDMSMPMQPLRRPITADSALMNPISRILALKAQLPGTTQDHLQIFNIEAKAKLKSHQMPEQVVFWKWITPKMLGLVTQTSVYHWSIEGDSEPAKMFDRAANLANNQIINYKCDPSEKWLVLIGIAPGSAERQQLVKGNMQLFSVDQQRSQALEAHAASFASIRVPGNDKDSILISFATKTSNAGQTTSKLHVIELGAQPGKPSFTKKQADLFFPPDFADDFPVAMQISHKYGLTYVITKLGLLFVYDLETATAVYRNRISPDPIFLTSEASSVGGFYAINRRGQVLLATVNESTIVPFVSGQLNNLELAVNLAKRGNLPGAENLVVQRFQELFAQTKYKEAAELAAESPQGILRTPDTVAKFQSVPVQAGQTPPLLQYFGTLLTKGKLNAFESLELSRLVVNQNKKNLLENWLAEDKLECSEELGDLVKTVDNDLALKIYIKARATPKVVAAFAERREFDKILIYSKQVGYTPDYLFLLQTILRADPQGAVNFALMMSQMEGGCPVDYNTITDLFLQRNLIREATAFLLDVLKPNLPEHGFLQTKVLEINLVTFPNVADAILANGMFSHYDRPRVAQLCEKAGLYIRALQHYSELPDIKRVIVNTHAIEPQALVEFFGTLSKEWAMECMKDLLLVNLRGNLQIIVQVAKEYCEHLGVETCIKLFEQFKSYEGLYFFLGSYLSSSEDPEIHFKYIEAAAKTGQIKEVERVTRESEFYDPEKTKNFLMEAKLPDARPLINVCDRFGFVPDLTHYLYSNNMLRYIEGYVQKVNPGNAPLVVGQLLDDECPEDFIKGLILSVRSLLPVEPLVEECEKRNRLRLLTQFLEHLVSEGSQDVHVHNALGKIIIDSNNNPEHFLTTNPYYDSRVVGKYCEKRDPTLAVVAYRRGQCDDELINVTNKNSLFKLQARYVVERMDGDLWAKVLDPENEFRRLLIDQVVSTALPESKSPEQVSAAVKAFMTADLPHELIELLEKIVLQNSAFSGNFNLQNLLILTAIKADPSRVMDYINRLDNFDGPAVGEVAVDAQLYEEAYAIFKKFNLNVQAVNVLLDNIRDINRAVEFAYRVEEDAVWSQVAKAQLREGLVSDAIESFIRADDATQFLEVIKVAEDAEVYHDLVKYLLMVRQKSKEPKVDSELIYAYAKIDRLGDIEEFILMPNVANLPSVGDRLYDEALYEAAKIIFAFISNWGKLACTLVKLKQFQGAVDAARKANSAKTWKEVCFACVDAEEFRLAQICGLNIIVQVDDLEEVSEYYQNRGCFNELISLMESGLGLERAHMGIFTELGVLYARYRHEKLMEHIKLFSTRLNIPKLIRACDEQQHWQELTYLYIQYDEFDNAATTVMNHSPEAWDHMQFKDIIVKVANVELYYKAVHFYLQEHPDLINDVLNVLALRVDHTRVVDIMRKAGHLRLVKPYMVAVQSNNVSAVNEALNEIYVEEEDYDRLRESIDLHDNFDQIGLAQKIEKHELLEMRRVAAYIYKKAGRWKQSIALSKKDNLYKDAMETASQSGDRELAEELLVYFIEQGKKECFASCLFVCYDLIRPDVALELAWVNNMIDFAFPYLLQFIREYSGKVDELIKDKIEAMKEEKAKENEEKDVIMQQNMYAQLLPLALPAPPMPGMGGGPGMGGGYGAPPPPPMGGMGMGMPPMPPYGMPSMGSY; this comes from the exons ATGGCGGCCGCAAACGCCCCGATCACCATGAAAGAAGCCCTAACG CTGACTAGCATAGGGATCAATCCACAGTTCATTACTTTCACAAATGTGACTATGGAATCTGATAAGTATATATGTGTTCGGGAGACGGCACCTCAAAACAGTGTGGTTATTGTCGATATGAGCATGCCAATGCAGCCTTTGAGGCGTCCTATTACTGCAGATTCCGCTCTTATGAATCCGATTTCTAGAATCTTAGCTCTAAAAG CTCAACTCCCTGGAACTACACAAGACCACTTGCAAATATTTAACATTGAGGCAAAGGCCAAACTGAAGTCGCATCAGATGCCTGAGCAG GTTGTATTTTGGAAATGGATTACACCTAAGATGTTGGGTTTAGTTACACAAACATCAGTGTATCACTGGTCAATCGAAG GCGATTCTGAACCTGCAAAGATGTTTGATAGAGCTGCCAATTTAGCAAACAAtcagataattaattataagtgTGATCCATCTGAGAAGTGGTTGGTTTTGATAGGGATCGCTCCTGGTTCTGCTGAG AGGCAACAACTGGTCAAAGGAAATATGCAGCTATTTTCTGTGGATCAGCAACGTAGCCAAGCACTTGAAGCTCATGCTGCATCATTTGCCTCTATCAGA GTACCGGGGAATGATAAGGATTCCATTCTAATTTCCTTTGCTACGAAGACCTCTAATGCTGGCCAGACTACATCTAAGTTGCATGTTATTGAGCTTGGTGCTCAGCCAG GAAAACCATCTTTTACGAAGAAGCAGGCGGATCTTTTCTTCCCTCCAGATTTTGCTGATGATTTTCCTGTGGCCATGCAG ATTTCCCATAAGTATGGCCTTACATATGTGATCACAAAGCTTGGCCTGCTATTTGTATATGATCTAGAAACTGCAACGGCTGTATACAGAAACAGAATCAGCCCCGATCCCATATTTCTAACATCTGAAGCTTCATCTGTTGGAGGTTTCTACGCAATTAACAGGCGTGGCCAAGTTTTACTTGCCACAGTCAATGAATCGACTATTGTCCCATTTGTCAGTGGGCAA TTAAACAATCTGGAGCTTGCTGTAAATCTTGCCAAAAGAGGAAACCTACCTGGTGCAGAAAATTTG GTTGTTCAGCGTTTCCAAGAATTGTTTGCCCAGACAAAGTACAAAGAGGCTGCTGAGCTTGCTGCAGAATCTCCGCAAGGCATCCTTCGGACACCTGATACTGTTGCCAAATTTCAG AGTGTTCCTGTACAAGCTGGGCAGACACCACCTTTGTTGCAGTACTTTGGAACACTTTTAACCAAAGGAAAGCTCAATGCATTTGAGTCTTTGGAATTGTCTCGTCTTGTGGTCAACCAGAACAAGAAGAATCTATTGGAGAACTGGTTGGCTGAAGACAAACTGGAATGTAGTGAAGAACTTGGAGATCTTGTTAAG ACTGTTGACAACGACCTTGCACTGAAAATATATATCAAAGCCAGAGCTACACCGAAAGTTGTGGCTGCTTTTGCGGAGCGTCGGGAGTTTGACAAAATCTTGATTTACTCAAAACAG GTTGGGTACACACCTGACTATCTTTTCCTTCTGCAAACCATTCTTCGAGCAGATCCTCAG GGAGCTGTTAATTTTGCTTTGATGATGTCTCAAATGGAAGGAGGTTGTCCTGTTGATTACAATACCATTACTGATCTGTTTCTTCAG AGGAACTTGATCCGTGAAGCAACAGCTTTTCTGTTGGATGTTTTGAAACCAAATTTACCAGAACATGGATTCCTGCAAACAAAG GTCTTGGAGATAAATCTTGTGACATTTCCGAATGTTGCTGATGCTATTTTGGCAAACGGCATGTTCAGTCATTATGACAGGCCACGTGTAGCGCAACTTTGTGAGAAAGCTGGTCTTTACATTCGGGCACTTCAG CATTACTCTGAACTGCCTGACATCAAGCGTGTCATTGTTAACACTCATGCAATTGAGCCACAG GCACTTGTGGAGTTCTTTGGGACACTTTCTAAGGAATGGGCAATGGAGTGTATGAAAGATCTTTTATTGGTTAATTTAAGAGGAAATCTTCAGATAATTGTTCAG GTTGCTAAGGAATATTGTGAACATCTAGGAGTCGAAACATGCATTAAGCTCTTTGAGCAGTTCAAATCATATGAAGGATTGTATTTCTTCCTAGGATCATATTTGAGCTCCAG TGAGGATCCCGAGATCCACTTTAAGTATATTGAGGCAGCTGCTAAGACTGGACAAATTAAAGAGGTTGAACGTGTTACAAGAGAATCAGAGTTCTATGATCCTGAAAAGACTAAGAACTTTTTAATGGAAGCAAAACTTCCTGATGCACGCCCATTAATCAATGTGTGTGACCGCTTTGGTTTTGTGCCTGACCTCACACATTACTTGTACTCTAACAACATGCTTCGCTACATTGAAGGTTATGTGCAAAAG GTCAATCCAGGAAATGCTCCATTAGTTGTTGGACAGCTGTTAGATGATGAATGCCCAGAAGATTTCATTAAAGGCCTTATCCTTTCTGTCCGCTCTCTGCTTCCAGTTGAACCTCTTGTGGAGGAGTGTGAGAAAAG GAATCGGCTTCGCCTGCTTACCCAGTTTCTGGAGCATCTTGTGAGTGAAGGAAGCCAGGATGTGCATGTTCACAATGCTTTGGGTAAAATCATAATAGATAGCAATAACAATCCAGAACACTTTCTCACGACCAATCCATACTATGATTCACGTGTTGTGGGGAAATACTGTGAGAAGCGAGACCCTACGCTTGCTGTTGTTGCATACCGCAGAGGGCAATGTGATGATGAACTCATCAATGTGACAAATAAGAATTCTTTGTTCAAGCTGCAGGCTAG gTATGTTGTTGAAAGAATGGATGGCGATCTCTGGGCCAAAGTTCTTGATCCTGAAAATGAATTCAGAAGGCTGCTCATTGACCAAGTTGTATCTACTGCTTTGCCTGAAAGCAAAAGTCCAGAGCAAGTCTCTGCTGCTGTTAAAGCTTTTATGACAGCCGACCTTCCTCATGAACTAATTGAGTTGCTTGAAAAGATTGTGCTTCAAAACTCAGCGTTCAGTGGGAACTTTAATCTGCAAAATTTACTTATCTTGACAGCAATCAAAGCTGATCCATCGAGGGTTATGGACTATATCAATAGACTTGATAACTTTGATGGACCTGCTGTTGGTGAAGTGGCTGTTGATGCTCAATTGTACGAAGAAGCTTATGCTATTTTCAAGAAGTTCAATTTGAATGTCCAGGCTGTTAATGTGTTGCTGGACAACATTCGGGATATTAACCGAGCTGTTGAATTTGCTTATCGTGTCGAAGAAGATGCTGTTTGGAGTCAAGTTGCTAAAGCTCAGCTTCGGGAAGGACTAGTTAGCGATGCAATAGAATCTTTCATTCGTGCAGATGATGCAACCCAATTTCTGGAAGTAATCAAGGTTGCCGAAGATGCTGAAGTTTATCATGACCTAGTGAAGTACCTTCTCATGGTCAGGCAGAAATCAAAGGAGCCCAAAGTGGATAGTGAGCTCATTTACGCATATGCCAAGATTGATAGGCTGGGTGACATTGAAGAATTTATTCTCATGCCAAATGTTGCAAATCTGCCTAGTGTTGGTGACCGCTTGTATGATGAAGCCTTGTATGAGGCTGCGAAGATTATCTTTGCTTTTATATCTAACTGGGGCAAGCTGGCATGCACTTTAGTTAAGTTGAAGCAATTCCAAGGGGCTGTTGATGCAGCTCGCAAAGCTAATAGTGCAAAGACATGGAAAGAAGTCTGTTTCGCCTGTGTTGATGCTGAGGAGTTCCGCTTGGCTCAGATTTGTGGTCTCAATATTATTGTACAG GTGGATGATCTGGAAGAGGTTAGTGAGTATTATCAGAATAGAGGATGCTTCAATGAGCTAATATCTCTTATGGAGAGTGGTCTAGGGTTGGAACGTGCGCATATGGGTATCTTTACAGAGCTGGGTGTCTTATATGCCAGATACCGCCATGAGAAGCTCATGGAGCACATAAAATTGTTCTCCACCCGTCTCAATATCCCCAAGCTGATCCGAGCTTGTGATGAACAACAGCACTGGCAAGAACTTACATACTTGTACATTCAGTACGACGAGTTTGATAATGCTGCAACTACAGTCATGAACCATTCACCTGAAGCCTGGGATCACATGCAATTCAAAGATATTATTGTCAAGGTTGCCAATGTGGAGCTATACTACAAGGCCGTGCATTTCTATTTACAAGAACACCCAGATCTCATCAACGATGTCCTGAATGTCCTTGCTCTTCGTGTGGATCACACTCGGGTCGTGGACATAATGCGAAag GCTGGTCACCTACGTCTTGTTAAGCCATATATGGTTGCAGTCCAGAGCAATAATGTCTCTGCGGTGAATGAAGCTCTGAATGAGATCTAtgtagaagaagaagattatGACAGACTACGCGAATCAATTGACTTGCACGATAACTTTGACCAGATAGGCCTTGCCCAAAAG ATTGAGAAACACGAGCTGCTTGAGATGAGGCGTGTTGCAGCCTACATTTACAAAAAGGCTGGCAGATGGAAGCAGTCGATTGCATTGTCGAAGAAAGATAACCTCTACAAAGATGCAATGGAGACAGCTTCACAATCTGGTGATCGTGAACTTGCTGAGGAGTTGCTTGTTTACTTCATTGAACAG GGGAAGAAGGAGTGCTTTGCCTCTTGCCTATTTGTTTGTTATGATTTGATTCGCCCAGACGTCGCACTCGAATTAGCCTGGGTGAATAACATGATTGACTTTGCCTTCCCCTATCTGTTACAG TTCATCCGCGAGTACTCTGGCAAGGTTGATGAGCTAATCAAGGACAAGATTGAGGCTATGAAGGAAGAGAAGGCTAAAGAAAATGAGGAGAAAGATGTCATCATGCAACAG AATATGTATGCCCAGTTGTTGCCTCTTGCTTTACCAGCCCCGCCTATGCCAGGCATGGGTGGTGGTCCTGGTATGGGAGGGGGTTATGGTGCTCCTCCACCCCCGCCCATGGGGGGTATGGGCATGGGAATGCCTCCAATGCCTCCATATGGAATGCCATCAATGGGGTCCTATTGA